From Polynucleobacter paludilacus:
ATCATTTTTTTTATTTGTAAAAAAAATAATTTATTTAGTAAATTCATATACCAAAATCTATTGAATAAAAATAGATTGATATTTGTAGGAAAAGTAAGTGGGGCATACAAATGCAACAAAGAATATCTTTCAAATACAGTAAAAATGGATGTATTAATACAAGGGCCAATATTAGGACTCACCGAATTAAAGTGCTGTCTGAGTTGGATTGATTTATGTAAGAAAAATAGAGTTCAATGCATTATTTCTACTTGGGATAATTTTTATGGACTGATTCTTAAAATATTGGTTGGAAAGCGAGCAGTTATACTGATTAAAAAAAAGCCAGAAAAACCAGGACCACAAAATATAAATAATCAAATTACAGGCGTGATGAATGGTTTGGCTCATGTGAGAAATAAATATGTACTTAAAGTAAGAACCGATCATTATCCAACGTCAATATATTGTTTGCAGGTCATTTCAGCGTATTTTAAAGCGAATTGCGAAATTATAGTAGGACCATCAAGCGCTGAAAGAGAAGACGAGCTAAGAGATCAATATATATATACTACGAAACAAATATTACAAGAGCTATATGGAAAGAGTTTTATTTTTAAACAAGAGCAAATAAACGAAATATGCGAAAAAAAATATGAATCGGTTAGCAGGAATTTCTCAGTGGAAAATTATATTTTTGATAGAGTAAGGACTAGTACTACTAATAAAATAGTAATAGTACCAATTGAGCCCTTAGGAATTGGGTGGGCAAAATATCCAGGTGAATTTGCTTTTGATGCTTCAGATATGAAAATAAAAAAACAAATCAGGCAAAAAATATACCAATGAATAAGGTTTTAATAATTATTAATGTACACAATGGTGCAAATTATATAGAGAATGCCATTGAATCAGTTTTAAATCAGAGTCACCCTACAGACCTATTGATCATAGATAATGCATCTTCAGACGGAACTGATGTAATAGTTAAGAGATATATTAAAAATGAAATCAATTATACAAGGATAAATAATAAAATTACCTTGGGTGCCGCAAGGAATTTAGCATTAAATCATGTAAATAATTATGATTATTTCGGATTTTTAGATGCCGATGATAGCATTATAGAAAATAATTATATAAAGAATATTGTCGATCTTTTTATGATTAATGATGTAGTATTTATATACTCAAATGCTATCATATATAAAGATGGAAAGGAGATTGGAAAATTTTCCAAATATTCTGATAAAAAAATAACAAAGAAAGATGCAATTAAACGATATGATATTTGTTTCTCATCAGCAATATTTTCATCAAAAATATTTAATGATAATAAAATAAGATTTAATGAAGATTTATCCATCTGTGAAGATACCGATATAATTTTAAGTATTCTAAGTTATGGACAGGGTATTTACATTAACGAAGGATATATAAGGTTTAATATTAGTGCATCAAGTAATTTGCTAAATAATATTAATAAATATGCTGAAGAATTATTGCATATCTCAAAAGTAAATAAATTGGGTTTCAATGAAAGATATTCATTGAATTTGGTATTGGTTAAAACGGTTATCCGTAATATTTTCAATATTGGATTATGCAAAAGTATGATTATATTGATGACAGTGTTAAAAAATA
This genomic window contains:
- a CDS encoding glycosyltransferase family 2 protein: MNKVLIIINVHNGANYIENAIESVLNQSHPTDLLIIDNASSDGTDVIVKRYIKNEINYTRINNKITLGAARNLALNHVNNYDYFGFLDADDSIIENNYIKNIVDLFMINDVVFIYSNAIIYKDGKEIGKFSKYSDKKITKKDAIKRYDICFSSAIFSSKIFNDNKIRFNEDLSICEDTDIILSILSYGQGIYINEGYIRFNISASSNLLNNINKYAEELLHISKVNKLGFNERYSLNLVLVKTVIRNIFNIGLCKSMIILMTVLKNTFYV
- a CDS encoding WavE lipopolysaccharide synthesis family protein; the encoded protein is MSGLNKYWNYLKNHSLVRFIIFFICKKNNLFSKFIYQNLLNKNRLIFVGKVSGAYKCNKEYLSNTVKMDVLIQGPILGLTELKCCLSWIDLCKKNRVQCIISTWDNFYGLILKILVGKRAVILIKKKPEKPGPQNINNQITGVMNGLAHVRNKYVLKVRTDHYPTSIYCLQVISAYFKANCEIIVGPSSAEREDELRDQYIYTTKQILQELYGKSFIFKQEQINEICEKKYESVSRNFSVENYIFDRVRTSTTNKIVIVPIEPLGIGWAKYPGEFAFDASDMKIKKQIRQKIYQ